ttgttctctctctcttccccaggaGTGGGAAGATTACCGCCTCACATGGAAACCTGAGGACTTCGACAATATGAAGAAAGTCCGGCTCCCTTCTAAACACATCTGGCTCCCAGATGTGGTTCTATACAACAAGTAGGTGACCCTGGAGCAATAGGAAAGTCAGAGAGGACCACAGGTGTGCTTGGGAGGGGATGACATCATGGTGGGAATACAGCAGGAACATGCTGTTGTGAGAGGGAGGGCCCTTTCCCCCAGCAGGATGTAGGCAGACAGACCCAACTAGCGGAGTGCAGTGTGGACAGCATGGTGACCTGGTCCTTGACTAGCCCCTCCCAGCTACTTAGATTGACAGCATTTGGAGCTGGGGTAGGGACGTTAAAGACTGGCAGTTCTCAGTGCCCAGCTTGATTCAAGGATGGGCACTTCTGGAAGGCTGGGTGGTGACTGAGTTTCACCGAGATTCTGTTCTGTCTCCTTCAGTGAGTCTTCTTACCTAAGGTACAAAACTCTTAACCGATAGGATTGCGCCTGCACCCCTTCATTGCTTGAGGCTCCTTGCTCTGGCCTCTCTGGCTCCCTCACCTCTATGTGGGACAGGTCCCCATGCCAGCACCTCCTCCCACCCCGACCCTGCATCATTCTCTTCTACCTCTGTTGGGACACACACGTCTCCTGAGCAGGACACCCATTCTTATCCCATTCTTACACCCATTCTTATCCCCAAACTATGCATATCTCCATCCTCAGCCCCGTTCTGGGCAAGCTCGATGTAGTAGAAGTTCACGCTCAGCCTGGGCTCTTCTTCTGGGTTGCTGAATGGGCTGGAGACGCTTAAGCCAAGACTAACTGCTCCATTCCTTGGCAGTGCGGACGGCATGTACGAGGTATCCTTCTACTCCAACGCTGTGGTCTCCTATGACGGCAGCATCTTTTGGTTACCACCTGCCATCTATAAGAGCGCATGCAAGATTGAGGTGAAGCACTTCCCATTTGACCAGCAGAACTGCACCATGAAGTTTCGATCCTGGACCTACGACCGCACCGAGATCGACCTGGTACTCAAAAGTGACGTGGCCAGCCTGGACGACTTCACACCCAGTGGGGAGTGGGACATCATTGCACTGCCAGGCCGGCGCAACGAGAACCCAGATGACTCCACCTACGTGGACATCACCTATGACTTCATCATTCGTCGCAAACCGCTTTTCTACACCATCAACCTCATCATCCCCTGCGTACTCATCACCTCGCTGGCCATCCTGGTCTTCTACCTGCCGTCAGACTGTGGGGAGAAGATGACACTCTGCATCTCTGTGCTGCTGGCGCTCACAGTCTTCCTGCTGCTCATCTCCAAGATCGTGCCTCCCACCTCCCTTGACGTACCACTGGTGGGAAAGTACCTCATGTTTACCATGGTGCTAGTCACCTTCTCCATCGTCACTAGCGTGTGTGTGCTCAATGTGCACCACCGCTCGCCCACCACGCACACCATGGCAC
This is a stretch of genomic DNA from Meriones unguiculatus strain TT.TT164.6M chromosome 1, Bangor_MerUng_6.1, whole genome shotgun sequence. It encodes these proteins:
- the Chrnb2 gene encoding neuronal acetylcholine receptor subunit beta-2 isoform X2, which produces MAWRSSSTVLLLGFALLWLCSGVLATDTEERLVEHLLDPSRYNKLIRPATNGSELVTVQLMVSLAQLISVEWEDYRLTWKPEDFDNMKKVRLPSKHIWLPDVVLYNNADGMYEVSFYSNAVVSYDGSIFWLPPAIYKSACKIEVKHFPFDQQNCTMKFRSWTYDRTEIDLVLKSDVASLDDFTPSGEWDIIALPGRRNENPDDSTYVDITYDFIIRRKPLFYTINLIIPCVLITSLAILVFYLPSDCGEKMTLCISVLLALTVFLLLISKIVPPTSLDVPLVGKYLMFTMVLVTFSIVTSVCVLNVHHRSPTTHTMAPWVKVVFLEKLPTLLFLQQPRHRCARQRLRLRRRQREREGAGTLFFREGPAADPCTCFVNPASVQGLAGAFRAEPTPGAGPGRSVGPCSCGLREAVDGVRFIADHMRSEDDDQSVREDWKYVAMVIDRLFLWIFVFVCVFGTIGMFLQPLFQNYTASTFLHPDRSAPSSK